One Glycine max cultivar Williams 82 chromosome 6, Glycine_max_v4.0, whole genome shotgun sequence DNA segment encodes these proteins:
- the LOC100807599 gene encoding signal peptide peptidase-like 2 isoform X1 — MVCEPDETDLNMHIPAVMLPLDAGTRLEKMLTTTSSVSVQLHSPLRPAVDVAEVFLWMMAVLTILCASYWSAWTTREAAIEQDKLLKDASDELPNTKYASVSGVVNMNVKAAVLFVVFASCFLFMLYKLMSSWFIDVLVVLFCIGGIEGLQTCLVALLSRWFKHAGESYIKVPFLGAISLEYMPFLLSFFFFLNGGVWLLYVVLVRDVILGGIALIITVLQIVHVPNLKLFQLLLKWQSACLCLTLLKRRQVS; from the exons ATGGTTTGTGAACCTGATGAAACTGATTTGAACATGCACATACCTGCTGTCATGCTTCCACTAGATGCAGGTACAAGGCTGGAAAAAATGCTGACAACTACTTCATCTG TGTCTGTGCAACTACACTCGCCACTTCGACCAGCTGTTGACGTAGCAGAAGTATTTCTTTGGATGATGGCAGTTCTTACCATATTGTGTGCATCATATTGGTCAGCTTGGACGACCCGAGAAGCAGCTATTGAACAGGATAAGTTGCTAAAG gATGCTTCAGATGAACTCCCAAACACTAAATATGCTAGTGTTAGTGGAGTTGTAAATATGAATGTGAAAGCTGCAGTCCTTTTTGTTGTATTTGCTTCGTGTTTCCTGTTTATGCTTTACAAACTGATGTCGTCGTGGTTCATTGATGTTTTGGTTGTTCTCTTCTGTATTGGTGGTATTGAG GGCTTGCAAACATGCTTGGTTGCTCTTTTGTCCAG GTGGTTCAAGCATGCTGGAGAGTCATACATCAAAGTACCTTTCTTAGGAGCTATCTCATTGGAGTATATGCcattcttgctttcttttttcttctttttaaacgGTGGCGTTTGGTTGTTGTATGTTGTTCTTGTTCGTGATGTTATCCTCGGG GGAATAGCACTGATAATCACAGTTCTACAGATTGTACATGTACCAAATCTCAAG TTGTTTCAGCTTCTTCTAAAGTGGCAATCAGCGTGCCTATGCCTGACATTACTAAAAAGGAGACAAGTTTCTTAG
- the LOC100807599 gene encoding signal peptide peptidase-like 2 isoform X3: MVCEPDETDLNMHIPAVMLPLDAGTRLEKMLTTTSSVSVQLHSPLRPAVDVAEVFLWMMAVLTILCASYWSAWTTREAAIEQDKLLKDASDELPNTKYASVSGVVNMNVKAAVLFVVFASCFLFMLYKLMSSWFIDVLVVLFCIGGIEGLQTCLVALLSRWFKHAGESYIKVPFLGAISLEYMPFLLSFFFFLNGGVWLLYVVLVRDVILGGIALIITVLQIVHVPNLKYIEGPTF, translated from the exons ATGGTTTGTGAACCTGATGAAACTGATTTGAACATGCACATACCTGCTGTCATGCTTCCACTAGATGCAGGTACAAGGCTGGAAAAAATGCTGACAACTACTTCATCTG TGTCTGTGCAACTACACTCGCCACTTCGACCAGCTGTTGACGTAGCAGAAGTATTTCTTTGGATGATGGCAGTTCTTACCATATTGTGTGCATCATATTGGTCAGCTTGGACGACCCGAGAAGCAGCTATTGAACAGGATAAGTTGCTAAAG gATGCTTCAGATGAACTCCCAAACACTAAATATGCTAGTGTTAGTGGAGTTGTAAATATGAATGTGAAAGCTGCAGTCCTTTTTGTTGTATTTGCTTCGTGTTTCCTGTTTATGCTTTACAAACTGATGTCGTCGTGGTTCATTGATGTTTTGGTTGTTCTCTTCTGTATTGGTGGTATTGAG GGCTTGCAAACATGCTTGGTTGCTCTTTTGTCCAG GTGGTTCAAGCATGCTGGAGAGTCATACATCAAAGTACCTTTCTTAGGAGCTATCTCATTGGAGTATATGCcattcttgctttcttttttcttctttttaaacgGTGGCGTTTGGTTGTTGTATGTTGTTCTTGTTCGTGATGTTATCCTCGGG GGAATAGCACTGATAATCACAGTTCTACAGATTGTACATGTACCAAATCTCAAG TACATTGAAGGTCCAACTTTCTGA
- the LOC100807599 gene encoding signal peptide peptidase-like 2 isoform X2 produces MVCEPDETDLNMHIPAVMLPLDAGTRLEKMLTTTSSVSVQLHSPLRPAVDVAEVFLWMMAVLTILCASYWSAWTTREAAIEQDKLLKDASDELPNTKYASVSGVVNMNVKAAVLFVVFASCFLFMLYKLMSSWFIDVLVVLFCIGGIEGLQTCLVALLSRWFKHAGESYIKVPFLGAISLEYMPFLLSFFFFLNGGVWLLYVVLVRDVILGGIALIITVLQIVHVPNLKLLLKWQSACLCLTLLKRRQVS; encoded by the exons ATGGTTTGTGAACCTGATGAAACTGATTTGAACATGCACATACCTGCTGTCATGCTTCCACTAGATGCAGGTACAAGGCTGGAAAAAATGCTGACAACTACTTCATCTG TGTCTGTGCAACTACACTCGCCACTTCGACCAGCTGTTGACGTAGCAGAAGTATTTCTTTGGATGATGGCAGTTCTTACCATATTGTGTGCATCATATTGGTCAGCTTGGACGACCCGAGAAGCAGCTATTGAACAGGATAAGTTGCTAAAG gATGCTTCAGATGAACTCCCAAACACTAAATATGCTAGTGTTAGTGGAGTTGTAAATATGAATGTGAAAGCTGCAGTCCTTTTTGTTGTATTTGCTTCGTGTTTCCTGTTTATGCTTTACAAACTGATGTCGTCGTGGTTCATTGATGTTTTGGTTGTTCTCTTCTGTATTGGTGGTATTGAG GGCTTGCAAACATGCTTGGTTGCTCTTTTGTCCAG GTGGTTCAAGCATGCTGGAGAGTCATACATCAAAGTACCTTTCTTAGGAGCTATCTCATTGGAGTATATGCcattcttgctttcttttttcttctttttaaacgGTGGCGTTTGGTTGTTGTATGTTGTTCTTGTTCGTGATGTTATCCTCGGG GGAATAGCACTGATAATCACAGTTCTACAGATTGTACATGTACCAAATCTCAAG CTTCTTCTAAAGTGGCAATCAGCGTGCCTATGCCTGACATTACTAAAAAGGAGACAAGTTTCTTAG
- the LOC100807070 gene encoding galactose mutarotase, which produces MFKVYRVSSFLLWLLLLAQAHGNDKIGFYQLKRGNLHLNLTNYGASVISVFVPDKHGNLGDITLGYDDIEQYKNDSWYFGATIGRVANRIGHAQFTLDGHTYKLPANDHGNTLHGGFTGFSDVVWTVKSHKEDDHVTFTYDSYDHEQGFPGRLEVSVTYMVIGTNKYSVKMIAKPIDKATPVNLAHHTYWNLKGHNGGDILSHEVQIFGSKITPVDKKLIPTGKFESVKGTPYDFLEPREVGSRINDLPGLYDMNYVLDASSPNHFRKVLIVREKVSGRKLELWSNQIGLQFYTGGMLNATKGKDGAIYHKHGGMALETQGFPDAVNHSNFPSQIVRPGETYKHYMVYRFTAS; this is translated from the exons ATGTTCAAAGTGTACCGGGTTTCATCTTTTCTCTTGTGGCTTCTGCTTCTTGCTCAAGCACATGGAAATGATAAGATAGGATTTTATCAACTCAAGAGAGGAAATTTACATCTGAATTTGACAAATTATGGTGCATCAGTTATCTCCGTTTTTGTCCCTGATAAACATG GGAATTTAGGTGACATTACGCTTGGCTACGATGACATTGAGCAATACAAG AATGATTCATGGTACTTCGGAGCCACTATTGGACGTGTGGCAAATAGAATTGGACACGCTCAATTCACATTGGATGGTCATACCTATAAATTGCCTGCTAATGATCACGGCAACACCCTCCacg GTGGTTTCACAGGGTTCAGTGATGTTGTATGGACAGTAAAAAGTCACAAGGAAGATGACCACGTAACATTTACCTATGACAGTTATGACCATGAACAAG GCTTCCCTGGAAGACTTGAAGTAAGTGTGACCTACATGGTCATTGGCACAAACAAATATAGTGTGAAAATGATTGCCAAGCCAATAGACAAAGCCACACCAGTGAACCTAGCGCATCATACATACTGGAATCTAAAGGGCCACAACGGTGGTGACATTCTATCCCACGAAGTTCAAATCTTTGGCTCAAAGATCACACCAGTGGATAAGAAACTCATCCCCACCGGAAAATTCGAATCCGTGAAGGGCACCCCATATGATTTCCTAGAACCAAGGGAAGTCGGTAGCCGAATCAATGACCTTCCTGGATTATATGACATGAACTACGTGCTTGATGCAAGTAGCCCTAATCACTTCAGAAAAGTGCTTATAGTGAGAGAAAAAGTCTCTGGGAGGAAGCTAGAGTTGTGGTCAAACCAAATTGGTCTTCAGTTCTACACCGGTGGCATGTTAAATGCTACAAAGGGTAAGGATGGAGCCATTTATCATAAGCATGGTGGTATGGCCTTGGAGACACAAGGGTTCCCTGATGCTGTGAATCATTCAAATTTCCCATCACAGATTGTGCGTCCTGGGGAGACATATAAGCACTACATGGTCTACAGATTCACGGCTAGCTGA